Proteins encoded by one window of Candidatus Zixiibacteriota bacterium:
- a CDS encoding NADH-quinone oxidoreductase subunit B, translating into MGLEEKIPDSIILTTLDKMVNWARKRSMWPLGFGLACCAIEMISTFASHNDLARFGMEVTRPSPRQADLMIVAGRVSNKMAPVVRTLYEQMPNPKWVISMGACASCGGVFNNYAILQGVDRIIPVDIYVPGCPPRPEQLMDGILKLFEKIEKESLKDAREEWGRRAV; encoded by the coding sequence GTGGGACTAGAAGAGAAAATCCCCGATTCGATAATCCTGACGACGCTGGACAAGATGGTCAACTGGGCGCGCAAGCGCTCGATGTGGCCGCTCGGGTTCGGGCTGGCGTGTTGCGCGATTGAGATGATCTCGACCTTTGCGTCGCACAACGACCTCGCCCGGTTCGGGATGGAGGTCACGCGGCCCTCGCCGCGCCAGGCCGACCTCATGATCGTAGCCGGACGCGTGTCCAACAAAATGGCCCCGGTGGTCCGGACCCTCTACGAGCAGATGCCCAACCCGAAGTGGGTGATCTCCATGGGCGCCTGCGCCTCGTGCGGCGGCGTGTTCAACAACTACGCGATTCTCCAGGGAGTCGACCGCATCATCCCGGTTGACATCTATGTCCCCGGCTGCCCGCCGCGGCCGGAACAGCTCATGGACGGCATCCTCAAGCTGTTCGAGAAAATCGAAAAGGAATCCCTCAAAGACGCCCGGGAAGAGTGGGGCCGCAGGGCGGTCTGA
- a CDS encoding NADH-quinone oxidoreductase subunit A, whose amino-acid sequence MFDTFFPILLLVVFAVGIAAVLVALSVIFGRRTVLGRKTDPYECGVEPVGTTRNPVPVKFYLIAISFILFDIELIFLLPWAVVARDLGSYGFWAMAVFVAIIVVGYLYELRRGALKWD is encoded by the coding sequence ATGTTTGACACCTTCTTCCCGATTCTGCTCTTGGTTGTTTTTGCGGTCGGCATCGCCGCCGTGCTGGTCGCCCTGTCAGTGATTTTTGGGCGCCGGACGGTTTTGGGCCGGAAGACCGACCCCTACGAGTGCGGGGTGGAGCCGGTCGGGACGACCAGGAACCCGGTGCCGGTCAAGTTCTATCTGATCGCCATCTCCTTCATTCTGTTCGATATCGAGCTGATTTTCCTGCTCCCCTGGGCGGTCGTCGCCCGCGACCTTGGGTCATACGGATTCTGGGCGATGGCGGTGTTCGTGGCGATCATCGTGGTGGGCTACCTGTATGAACTGAGGCGGGGAGCGCTGAAGTGGGACTAG
- a CDS encoding PHP domain-containing protein, with amino-acid sequence MDKRKVGDWYHYTGAVHIHTTESDGTLPLEEVIALGREVGLDFMMFADHMTLSNRQRGGEGMYGDTLVVIGYEHNDERDRHHYLLFGSPGVYPPSLSARQYVAAGAADGAIGIMAHPDEIRNSMPEFPPYPWDDWSVEGFTGIELWNQMSEWMERLTPRNRLAMAFAPRRSMIGPSDRILRRWDEISRKRKCVGIVGADAHAFPIKVGPFRFAIFPYKVHFKCLRMTIILPEPMSRDFVAARDQLYEAIRDCRAFGANVRWGQADRFLFCADNGRRRVPSGGTIELTETAHMRIELPARARIRLVHDGCTTVENEGQELIHRLDAPGIYRVEAWKGRRGWIFSNHIRVEA; translated from the coding sequence ATGGATAAGCGCAAGGTCGGCGACTGGTATCACTACACCGGCGCCGTGCACATCCACACGACCGAATCGGACGGTACCCTCCCGCTCGAGGAGGTGATCGCCCTCGGCCGCGAGGTCGGGCTCGATTTCATGATGTTCGCCGACCACATGACTCTCTCCAACCGGCAGCGCGGGGGAGAGGGGATGTACGGCGACACGCTCGTCGTGATCGGCTACGAACACAACGACGAGAGGGATCGCCACCACTACCTGCTGTTCGGGTCCCCCGGCGTGTATCCGCCCTCGCTCTCTGCGCGCCAGTACGTGGCGGCGGGAGCGGCCGACGGGGCGATCGGCATCATGGCGCATCCCGACGAGATCCGCAACTCCATGCCCGAATTTCCCCCCTACCCGTGGGACGACTGGTCGGTCGAGGGTTTCACCGGCATCGAGCTCTGGAACCAGATGTCCGAATGGATGGAGCGGCTCACGCCGCGCAACCGCCTGGCCATGGCCTTCGCCCCGCGCCGGTCGATGATCGGCCCCTCGGACCGCATCCTCCGCCGCTGGGATGAGATCAGCCGGAAGCGCAAGTGTGTCGGTATCGTCGGCGCCGACGCCCACGCCTTCCCGATCAAAGTCGGGCCCTTCCGGTTCGCGATCTTCCCGTACAAGGTCCATTTCAAGTGCCTCCGCATGACGATCATTCTGCCGGAACCGATGTCCCGCGACTTCGTCGCCGCCCGGGATCAGCTCTACGAAGCCATCCGCGACTGCCGCGCCTTCGGCGCCAACGTCCGCTGGGGTCAGGCCGACCGGTTCCTCTTCTGCGCCGACAACGGCCGCCGGCGCGTGCCCTCCGGGGGGACGATCGAGTTGACCGAGACGGCGCACATGCGGATCGAGCTGCCCGCGCGGGCCAGGATCCGGCTCGTGCACGACGGCTGCACGACCGTGGAAAACGAGGGTCAGGAACTGATCCACCGGCTCGACGCTCCCGGCATTTACCGGGTGGAAGCCTGGAAGGGCAGGCGCGGCTGGATCTTCTCCAATCACATCAGGGTGGAAGCATGA